One part of the Methanococcoides sp. AM1 genome encodes these proteins:
- a CDS encoding flagellar protein FlaF — MGLDTVIVAFFVITTMLVVANTFVIGMNELIDSAYDGYSVIHTTTMDKMQTDIEIKTIWFNSTESHLHFIVENTGETKLNNFNLWDIIVIKNGTADYMDGNKWTQDVYDDQLNPNILDPLEEMEVEILQEYNNGDDIILKVVTPNGIISSKGYTIGG, encoded by the coding sequence ATGGGCCTTGATACAGTAATTGTTGCATTTTTTGTGATCACGACCATGCTGGTAGTGGCAAACACCTTTGTGATAGGGATGAATGAGCTTATTGATTCGGCTTATGATGGCTATAGTGTAATACATACAACTACAATGGATAAAATGCAAACGGATATTGAGATAAAGACAATCTGGTTTAATTCAACCGAAAGTCATCTTCATTTCATCGTGGAAAATACCGGTGAAACCAAGTTGAACAATTTCAATCTATGGGATATTATTGTTATCAAAAACGGTACTGCCGATTATATGGATGGCAACAAATGGACACAGGATGTTTATGATGACCAGCTCAATCCTAATATTCTGGACCCACTCGAGGAAATGGAAGTTGAGATACTGCAAGAATATAATAATGGAGATGATATTATTTTGAAAGTTGTAACTCCAAATGGCATCATTTCCTCCAAAGGGTATACAATTGGTGGTTGA
- a CDS encoding ATPase domain-containing protein — MEDDDNNKNIVSSGNNEIDKKLGEGIPLGSLVLIEGENDTGKSVLCQQLVFGGLNQLHRMAYYSTENTIKSLLMQMESLSLDVSDFYSWGYLRIFPVHLSGVEWTSEQMKGTLNLMAEHIKSIKEKVIIIDSLTMFTTYSDEDNILGFLTSLKNFCDRGLTIFITLHQHAFKEDTLVRIRSACDCHLFLRKEQLSDRYISVMEVSKLRGAKKTTGNIVSFEVQPGYGLKIIPISHAKT, encoded by the coding sequence ATGGAAGACGATGACAATAATAAAAACATTGTTTCAAGCGGAAATAATGAAATTGATAAAAAACTTGGAGAAGGCATACCTCTGGGTTCCCTTGTACTTATAGAAGGCGAAAACGATACCGGAAAAAGTGTTTTATGCCAACAGCTAGTATTTGGAGGATTAAATCAGTTGCACAGGATGGCATATTATTCAACTGAAAACACTATCAAAAGTCTACTTATGCAAATGGAAAGTCTAAGTCTGGATGTATCCGATTTTTACAGTTGGGGGTATCTAAGAATATTTCCAGTCCACCTTTCCGGTGTTGAATGGACCTCTGAACAAATGAAAGGAACTCTTAATCTGATGGCAGAGCACATCAAGAGCATAAAGGAAAAAGTCATAATCATAGACTCCCTCACAATGTTTACGACATATTCTGATGAAGATAATATTCTTGGTTTCCTCACAAGCCTTAAAAATTTTTGTGATAGAGGACTTACTATTTTCATCACTCTACATCAGCATGCTTTCAAGGAAGATACTCTTGTAAGGATCAGATCTGCATGTGATTGCCACCTATTTCTTAGGAAAGAGCAGCTTTCAGATCGCTATATCAGCGTTATGGAAGTTTCAAAGCTCAGGGGTGCAAAGAAAACCACAGGTAATATTGTGAGTTTTGAAGTTCAACCTGGATATGGACTGAAAATTATACCTATATCTCACGCCAAAACGTGA
- a CDS encoding type II/IV secretion system ATPase subunit produces MVESEDILMKEGFEKGLEACFPFKPKKYEGHDHSDIKNCSLYKILPPEMKKEVERNHHLLEYLHILPIDTMGIPRYVSKLESKHGDLEHPNLIYKASDNVYVHIYPNKNGVRDYYIPIEPNLLVGVGNILKDLEMKMLDYLTGIDFDPENIEEKTQILIEAMDDICVIGQKEVNQDSFANLKKVLGSKFFPNKGENEDDHIYLSQDQYKALKYSLLRDKIGLGFLDPYICDSNIEDITCNGLGSIYLEHKVFDGLRSVLEFTDHDILNHFIIKLAERIGKPITFKDPIVDASLPDGSRINIVYGTDVSKNGSNFTIRKFNEIPFSILQVIDKGTMDYRVAGYLWILLSEGMSGFICGETASGKTTSLNALSTFISPDAKLVSIEDTPELQIPHKNWTREMTRGSTRGGGIGEGSGSDVTMFDLLKAGLRQRPNYILVGEIRGVEGNVAFQAMQTGHPVMSTFHAASVEKLIQRITADPINIPKTYVDNLNFVIIQSAVRRPDGKMVRRVISVNEVLGYDPQKGVSFVEAFSWDPVTDSYVFSAHGSSYLLEQKIATRLGIPSKRKHVVYDEIEKRAKILERFQKEGINNFYDFFDTTSKITKHGMLRIKF; encoded by the coding sequence ATGGTTGAATCTGAAGATATACTTATGAAAGAAGGTTTCGAAAAGGGGTTAGAAGCTTGCTTTCCATTTAAACCAAAAAAATATGAGGGACATGATCATTCTGACATAAAAAATTGTAGTTTATATAAGATACTTCCTCCTGAAATGAAAAAAGAAGTAGAGAGAAATCACCATCTTCTGGAATACTTGCACATATTACCGATTGATACGATGGGAATTCCAAGATATGTGTCCAAACTTGAATCTAAACATGGTGACCTCGAACATCCCAATTTAATATACAAAGCAAGTGACAATGTTTACGTACATATTTATCCAAACAAAAATGGAGTAAGGGATTATTATATTCCGATAGAGCCAAACCTGCTTGTCGGTGTTGGCAATATACTAAAAGATTTAGAGATGAAGATGCTGGATTACCTCACAGGTATTGACTTCGATCCGGAAAATATTGAGGAAAAGACACAGATATTGATCGAAGCTATGGATGATATTTGTGTGATTGGGCAAAAGGAAGTAAATCAGGATTCTTTTGCAAATTTGAAAAAGGTCCTTGGTTCAAAGTTCTTTCCGAATAAAGGGGAAAACGAAGACGATCACATCTATTTATCTCAAGATCAATATAAGGCATTAAAATATTCTCTTCTCAGAGATAAAATAGGATTAGGTTTTCTCGATCCGTATATATGTGACAGCAATATTGAAGATATTACCTGCAACGGATTGGGGTCGATATATCTAGAGCACAAAGTCTTTGATGGACTGAGAAGTGTCCTGGAGTTCACTGACCATGACATCCTCAACCACTTTATAATCAAGCTTGCAGAAAGGATAGGAAAACCCATTACTTTTAAAGATCCCATTGTGGACGCCTCACTTCCGGATGGTTCGAGGATAAACATTGTTTATGGTACTGATGTAAGTAAAAATGGTAGCAACTTCACAATAAGGAAATTTAATGAAATTCCATTCAGCATACTTCAGGTAATCGATAAAGGAACGATGGACTACAGAGTTGCAGGTTATCTCTGGATTCTTCTTTCTGAAGGAATGAGTGGCTTTATCTGCGGTGAAACTGCGAGTGGTAAAACGACTTCATTAAATGCCCTTTCAACTTTCATTAGCCCTGATGCAAAACTGGTTTCTATAGAAGATACTCCTGAATTGCAGATCCCTCACAAAAACTGGACACGTGAAATGACCAGAGGTAGTACAAGAGGCGGGGGTATTGGTGAAGGAAGTGGTTCGGATGTTACAATGTTCGACCTTCTGAAAGCTGGCTTGAGGCAGAGACCAAATTATATTCTTGTGGGTGAAATCAGAGGAGTAGAGGGAAATGTTGCATTTCAGGCTATGCAGACCGGGCACCCGGTCATGTCAACATTCCACGCTGCAAGTGTTGAAAAACTAATACAGAGAATTACTGCAGACCCCATAAACATTCCAAAAACATATGTTGATAATCTGAATTTTGTTATCATTCAGTCTGCTGTCAGAAGACCTGATGGAAAAATGGTGAGAAGAGTGATCAGTGTGAACGAAGTTCTTGGATATGATCCTCAAAAAGGTGTCTCTTTCGTAGAAGCCTTTTCCTGGGATCCGGTTACTGATTCTTATGTTTTCAGTGCTCATGGTAGTTCTTATCTTCTTGAACAGAAAATTGCAACAAGACTAGGCATTCCTTCGAAGAGAAAACATGTTGTCTATGATGAAATCGAGAAAAGAGCAAAAATATTAGAACGATTCCAAAAAGAGGGTATCAATAATTTCTATGATTTCTTTGATACCACCTCTAAAATTACAAAACATGGAATGCTGAGGATTAAATTCTAA
- the flaJ gene encoding archaellar assembly protein FlaJ, whose amino-acid sequence MDISRIKNVFKRKSEGNPSKSLSGIISRRVDRFKKELYISNDMLFSLTYMASISTANVSRDKIFENISKKTEYCPYIYFEKVKDLSQDWHYDYANACELVSSKVNHARLQELFNRFSNAIASGEPDIDFLKKEWTLFKTIRKDEFERNLDTTKEWSNAYTALLVSTSLVSIIILLSVILYNLGDPAKTLYGTAFVVSCMSFGGVALLYKGVPRDSMVHCLDKKSKEQTYIYKWMPITILLAILSVVTLTLIPSFLHPIDFYVDIKGIGMIVAGLVMLPVGITAHRDIVKVNKRDESYTTFIRSLGSIVSGSGLTIPKALMKIDPKNLGELKGVTRELYKKLTIGMDSKLSWDQFVEESGSYLIHKFTSVFVDSINLGGDAEEVGELVSSSNLELVLLRMKRDRISTSFTYLIVPLHMAMVALLLFIGQILTIFTNIISDLFVQYDISESEIAGGSGGVGMNLGIFGGVPVELLGQYVVVVIIVFTLANVLVVNVVKGGPLYLIIFYASIFFILSGIMMISVPPVVDMFFSFDSFIEGGI is encoded by the coding sequence ATGGACATCTCCAGGATAAAAAATGTTTTCAAGAGAAAAAGTGAAGGTAATCCTTCAAAATCTTTGTCAGGAATAATATCCCGCAGGGTAGATCGCTTTAAAAAAGAGCTCTACATTAGCAACGATATGCTTTTCTCCTTAACTTACATGGCATCCATATCTACTGCAAATGTAAGCAGGGACAAGATATTCGAGAATATATCGAAGAAAACAGAATATTGTCCATATATTTATTTTGAAAAGGTCAAAGATCTATCACAGGACTGGCATTATGATTATGCTAATGCATGTGAGCTTGTATCTAGTAAGGTAAATCATGCTAGGCTGCAGGAACTTTTTAATAGGTTCTCCAATGCTATTGCTTCAGGTGAACCAGACATTGATTTTCTCAAGAAAGAGTGGACATTATTTAAAACAATAAGGAAAGATGAATTCGAGAGAAATCTTGATACCACAAAAGAATGGTCAAACGCTTACACTGCGTTACTTGTCTCGACATCTCTTGTATCCATTATAATATTACTTTCTGTAATTCTGTATAATTTAGGAGATCCTGCGAAGACGCTTTACGGTACAGCTTTTGTTGTATCCTGTATGTCTTTTGGGGGTGTAGCATTACTCTACAAAGGGGTCCCCAGAGATTCGATGGTCCATTGTTTGGATAAGAAATCAAAGGAACAGACCTACATTTACAAATGGATGCCAATTACAATACTTTTGGCTATCCTCTCAGTTGTAACACTGACATTGATACCTTCATTTTTGCATCCCATTGATTTCTATGTAGATATCAAAGGTATCGGAATGATTGTAGCGGGCCTGGTCATGCTTCCGGTTGGGATCACAGCTCATAGAGATATTGTCAAAGTTAACAAAAGAGATGAAAGTTATACTACATTTATCAGGAGTCTTGGGTCAATAGTGAGTGGATCGGGATTGACAATTCCAAAGGCTCTAATGAAAATCGATCCAAAAAATCTTGGTGAATTGAAGGGAGTGACTCGTGAACTCTATAAAAAACTTACAATTGGTATGGATTCGAAGTTAAGCTGGGATCAGTTTGTAGAGGAATCCGGTAGTTATTTGATTCACAAATTTACAAGTGTTTTTGTTGATTCCATTAATTTGGGAGGTGATGCCGAAGAGGTTGGAGAACTTGTAAGTTCATCAAACCTTGAGCTTGTCCTTTTGAGAATGAAAAGGGATCGTATTTCCACTTCTTTCACATACCTGATCGTCCCCCTCCATATGGCAATGGTGGCCCTTCTTCTTTTCATTGGACAAATACTTACGATATTCACAAACATCATTTCAGATCTATTTGTACAATATGACATCTCTGAATCTGAGATTGCAGGTGGTTCCGGTGGTGTTGGAATGAATTTGGGTATCTTTGGAGGAGTTCCGGTTGAGCTTTTAGGTCAATACGTTGTAGTAGTAATAATCGTATTTACTCTGGCTAATGTTCTTGTAGTAAATGTTGTGAAGGGAGGGCCCTTATATCTGATTATATTTTATGCTTCAATATTTTTTATTCTTTCGGGAATCATGATGATCAGTGTTCCTCCTGTAGTAGACATGTTCTTTTCGTTTGACTCATTTATTGAAGGAGGCATATGA
- a CDS encoding protein-glutamate O-methyltransferase CheR, whose product MDVSDIDYFNLLTNKISKLSGIVLDGYRDKYLRRRIDLRMRVVGISDYKEYMRFLEKNEGELAALIDTLTINVTEFMRDKTPFIFFKDKLIADIIGRKQKSQSKLVRFWSAGCSNGEEPYSIGICAKEVFPEDWNISIYATDIDEKCLKNASEGVYCKDKIQNLDHILRHKYFEKSEDTFKVKKIQNLSYRFKRYDLTNDSPISKHFDTVFCRNVMIYFNETQKIKMISNFYDSLTKGGYLIIGKSETLPTEMRSLFEPISIKDKIYMKI is encoded by the coding sequence ATGGATGTAAGTGATATAGATTACTTTAATCTTCTTACAAACAAAATTTCGAAATTATCGGGTATAGTTCTTGATGGTTATAGGGACAAATACCTCAGAAGAAGAATTGATCTGAGAATGAGGGTTGTAGGGATCAGTGACTATAAGGAGTATATGCGATTTCTTGAAAAGAATGAAGGTGAATTGGCTGCACTAATAGATACTCTCACTATAAATGTGACTGAGTTTATGCGAGACAAAACACCGTTCATATTTTTCAAGGATAAATTGATCGCAGATATAATCGGAAGAAAGCAAAAATCACAAAGCAAACTTGTTAGATTTTGGAGTGCTGGATGTTCTAATGGAGAAGAACCTTATTCGATTGGGATCTGTGCAAAAGAGGTATTTCCTGAAGATTGGAACATATCGATATATGCTACTGATATAGATGAAAAGTGCCTGAAAAATGCTTCAGAAGGGGTATACTGTAAGGATAAAATTCAAAACCTTGACCATATACTCAGGCACAAGTATTTTGAAAAATCAGAGGATACTTTTAAAGTAAAAAAGATCCAAAATCTATCATATAGGTTCAAAAGATATGATCTAACAAATGATAGCCCAATTTCAAAGCATTTTGACACTGTTTTCTGTAGGAATGTGATGATATACTTCAATGAAACTCAAAAAATAAAAATGATAAGTAACTTCTATGATTCACTCACAAAAGGTGGCTATCTCATAATTGGTAAATCCGAAACATTACCTACTGAAATGAGAAGTTTATTTGAACCTATAAGTATAAAAGACAAAATCTACATGAAAATTTAA
- a CDS encoding chemotaxis protein CheD, whose amino-acid sequence MSNDIVFVSKANAKAIVLSRNNTVVGSYCSMDGMCASGSCHPDCELIIDAKNHLNGSSLGSNVKLLEGELIAGIGEYKVGSDILLKAMGLGSCVGVVLYDHKSRMAGIAHVLLPGSSNDGKTKHAETAIKTMLEEMISNGARRKHISAKVAGGAQIFKHMNLDILKIGDRNIKSVEETLKKEKIEILATDVGGSMGRNVIFNAVDGSLIVKYSNGKLLWM is encoded by the coding sequence ATGAGCAACGATATTGTATTTGTCTCAAAAGCAAACGCGAAAGCGATTGTTTTGAGCAGAAATAATACGGTGGTGGGTTCATACTGTTCTATGGATGGTATGTGTGCATCTGGTTCTTGCCATCCTGATTGTGAATTGATCATAGACGCAAAGAACCACTTAAATGGCAGTTCCCTCGGTTCTAATGTGAAATTATTAGAAGGAGAATTAATTGCCGGCATTGGTGAATACAAAGTGGGATCAGATATCCTATTGAAAGCAATGGGACTTGGTTCCTGTGTAGGGGTGGTACTTTACGACCACAAAAGTCGTATGGCTGGTATTGCACATGTATTGCTCCCTGGATCATCAAACGATGGAAAAACCAAGCATGCTGAAACTGCCATAAAAACAATGCTTGAAGAAATGATCAGCAATGGAGCAAGGCGAAAACATATTTCTGCAAAGGTTGCAGGTGGTGCCCAGATATTTAAGCACATGAATCTGGACATACTTAAGATCGGTGATCGAAATATAAAATCTGTTGAAGAAACCCTGAAAAAAGAGAAAATAGAAATATTGGCCACAGATGTAGGGGGAAGTATGGGGAGAAATGTTATTTTCAATGCAGTTGACGGAAGTCTGATTGTTAAATATAGCAATGGGAAGTTACTATGGATGTAA
- a CDS encoding chemotaxis protein CheC: protein MPELECLSEMEVEVLKELGNIGTGHAATSLSKLLDKYIEITVPEVKIVSIADLHGELYNEVVAGVLIALQDLEGNNSGYLYVMVPMKSADKLVAEMYGTEDVDDEMYASAVMEAGNILSSSFCDASADFLDIILLPSPPNYAVDMATAVMDGVVSQMAQKSDNLIIFETKLNSESNIEINLALLPEDDLFSNIMNILEGI from the coding sequence ATGCCTGAATTAGAATGTCTTAGTGAAATGGAAGTAGAAGTTTTAAAAGAACTTGGTAATATAGGTACTGGACATGCAGCCACTTCACTTTCAAAATTGTTAGACAAATATATTGAAATAACTGTTCCGGAAGTAAAGATAGTAAGTATTGCAGATTTACATGGTGAATTATATAACGAAGTTGTAGCAGGTGTCCTTATAGCATTACAGGATCTGGAGGGGAACAACTCTGGTTACCTATACGTCATGGTACCCATGAAATCTGCAGACAAACTTGTAGCAGAAATGTATGGGACAGAAGATGTTGATGATGAGATGTATGCTTCTGCAGTAATGGAGGCCGGAAACATACTTTCTTCATCATTTTGTGATGCGTCAGCTGATTTCCTGGACATAATACTGTTACCTTCCCCGCCAAATTATGCAGTTGATATGGCTACTGCAGTTATGGATGGAGTAGTTTCCCAGATGGCACAAAAAAGTGACAATCTAATTATATTTGAAACTAAGCTTAACTCTGAGTCAAATATCGAAATAAATCTGGCATTGCTACCCGAAGATGATCTATTCAGTAACATTATGAATATCTTGGAAGGAATATGA
- a CDS encoding chemotaxis protein CheW has protein sequence METDMDAYKDDFLQEVNEYLEIFNQAFVDLENGDNNALDEIFRVAHTIKGMAGFLGYASLEKLCHSMEEVLSGIKCGDIVIDSDLIDIMLSTVDRINEMVEKIESEGNDEIKIDNLLNAFELYKNQKHEDAENCIPEESTSAIIDTQEAEDAGLNLLEEAVFEITGSLEKADLNCEKEIAGHNLIVNVKIAPDSDVKELKAILVIESLKEAGSVIRTEPTEEEIDSTFKGSLKAFLRGDAGKVEEIMNKISEIDYFEIISCDQKENGENMDSFPLEEAVSEITGSLETEDVNREKEIADHNLIVNVKIAPDSDIKELKAILVIESLKEAGSVIRTEPTEEDIDSTFKGSLKAFIRGDAGKVEEVMDKISEIDNFEVISCEQEEVTEEIQSPIQDEMENIAPEDTPNNEGSKGEQEITESTIQTNESLMFTFKEITRNEEYSLQEKLRKLIYALFGNNYSSVITAGEGIQEDEPPLMVEDGIPEDEASLMSEEHIQEDTSLLMSEECIPEDETPLMVDEGVQKEGAPLMVEENIRKEAVSIRKIESNQDNCTATQDNTKKGSVGNKRQDTIRVRVSNIDSIMNLVGELVINKGCLLQISQEHRIPELEEATAILDKSITSLQDEVMMMRMVKIEKVFKKFPRMVRDLSRKFEKEIDFEIEGQETELDRTILDEISDPLVHLVRNCVDHGIETPEERAKAGKSQTGHIKLSAKREKSNVIIEIEDDGNGLDLEKIKNKALEKGIISSTDLDKLGEDEIRMLIFTSGLSTKDSATEISGRGVGMDAVKTTVEKLGGKIKIYSKKGKGTKMRINLPPTVAIIKSLVVESGNETYAIPISNVVEALDVNKDNFKLIRDQPLLYVREKLLPAIRLKEFFDIGEYGKQLEKEVGIIVERESEEVALLVDSIIDQQEIVIKPLGSVLSKVKGFIGVTILGDGRVIPILDVSALVGGDIDA, from the coding sequence ATGGAAACTGATATGGACGCTTACAAGGATGATTTCCTTCAGGAAGTTAATGAGTATCTTGAGATATTCAATCAGGCTTTTGTAGATCTGGAAAATGGTGATAATAACGCTTTGGATGAAATATTCAGGGTAGCACACACAATTAAAGGGATGGCAGGATTTCTTGGGTATGCATCGCTCGAAAAACTCTGTCACAGCATGGAAGAAGTTTTAAGTGGCATAAAATGTGGCGATATCGTAATTGATAGCGATCTTATAGACATAATGCTTTCAACTGTAGACCGAATCAATGAAATGGTGGAGAAAATAGAAAGCGAAGGCAATGATGAGATTAAAATTGACAACTTGCTGAATGCTTTTGAGCTGTATAAAAATCAAAAACATGAGGATGCTGAAAATTGCATTCCAGAAGAAAGCACCTCCGCAATAATAGATACACAGGAAGCTGAAGATGCGGGATTAAATCTTCTGGAAGAAGCCGTCTTCGAAATAACAGGATCTCTGGAAAAAGCTGATCTGAATTGCGAAAAGGAGATTGCAGGCCATAATCTCATAGTCAATGTGAAAATAGCTCCTGATTCTGATGTAAAGGAATTGAAAGCTATACTGGTTATTGAATCTCTGAAAGAAGCGGGATCGGTTATAAGAACAGAACCCACAGAAGAAGAGATAGATAGCACTTTTAAGGGTTCACTTAAAGCATTCCTCAGGGGAGATGCAGGTAAAGTGGAAGAGATAATGAACAAAATTTCTGAAATTGATTATTTTGAAATTATCTCCTGTGATCAAAAAGAAAATGGGGAAAATATGGATTCATTTCCTCTGGAAGAAGCCGTCTCCGAAATAACAGGATCTCTGGAAACAGAAGATGTGAATCGCGAAAAGGAGATCGCAGACCATAATCTCATAGTCAATGTGAAAATAGCTCCTGATTCTGATATAAAGGAATTGAAGGCTATACTGGTTATTGAATCTCTGAAAGAAGCGGGATCGGTTATAAGAACAGAACCCACAGAAGAAGATATCGATAGCACTTTTAAGGGCTCACTTAAAGCATTCATCAGGGGGGATGCAGGTAAAGTGGAAGAGGTAATGGACAAAATTTCTGAAATTGATAATTTTGAAGTTATCTCCTGTGAACAAGAAGAAGTCACTGAGGAAATACAATCCCCAATTCAGGATGAAATGGAAAATATTGCTCCAGAAGATACTCCCAATAATGAAGGAAGTAAAGGGGAGCAGGAAATAACCGAATCTACTATTCAAACAAATGAAAGTCTGATGTTTACATTTAAGGAAATAACCAGGAATGAAGAATATTCTCTTCAGGAAAAGTTAAGGAAATTGATATACGCACTTTTCGGGAATAATTATTCCAGTGTAATAACGGCAGGTGAAGGTATTCAGGAAGATGAACCTCCATTAATGGTTGAAGATGGCATTCCGGAAGATGAAGCCTCGTTAATGTCTGAAGAACACATTCAGGAAGATACATCTTTATTAATGTCTGAAGAATGCATTCCGGAAGATGAAACCCCGTTAATGGTAGATGAAGGTGTCCAGAAAGAAGGAGCACCTTTAATGGTAGAAGAAAATATTCGGAAAGAAGCAGTTAGCATCAGAAAAATAGAATCAAATCAAGATAATTGCACTGCCACACAGGATAATACTAAAAAAGGATCTGTTGGAAATAAAAGGCAGGATACAATACGGGTTCGAGTTTCCAATATTGATAGCATAATGAACCTTGTTGGAGAACTTGTAATTAACAAAGGCTGTCTTCTTCAAATTTCCCAGGAACATAGGATACCCGAACTGGAAGAAGCTACTGCAATTTTGGATAAATCTATCACAAGTTTACAAGATGAAGTTATGATGATGAGGATGGTCAAAATCGAAAAGGTATTCAAAAAATTCCCAAGAATGGTGAGGGACCTAAGTAGAAAGTTTGAAAAAGAAATCGATTTTGAAATTGAGGGTCAGGAAACTGAGCTCGATAGGACTATCCTTGACGAAATTAGTGATCCTTTGGTTCATCTTGTAAGGAACTGTGTCGATCATGGGATCGAAACTCCGGAAGAAAGAGCAAAAGCTGGAAAAAGTCAAACTGGACACATAAAACTCTCGGCAAAAAGGGAGAAGAGCAACGTCATAATTGAAATTGAAGACGACGGGAATGGCCTGGATTTGGAAAAGATCAAAAATAAGGCTTTAGAAAAGGGAATAATTTCATCAACTGATTTGGATAAACTTGGTGAAGACGAAATTAGGATGCTCATTTTTACTTCAGGACTATCTACAAAAGACAGTGCTACTGAGATTTCAGGGCGGGGAGTCGGAATGGATGCCGTGAAGACGACTGTCGAGAAACTGGGGGGTAAAATAAAAATATACTCCAAAAAGGGAAAAGGTACCAAGATGAGGATCAATCTCCCTCCCACAGTTGCAATTATAAAGTCACTTGTTGTTGAATCCGGGAATGAGACTTATGCTATTCCAATTTCCAATGTTGTTGAAGCGCTCGATGTTAACAAAGATAATTTCAAACTTATACGTGATCAGCCATTGCTTTATGTAAGAGAAAAGCTGCTACCCGCAATAAGATTGAAAGAATTTTTTGATATTGGAGAGTATGGCAAACAATTGGAAAAAGAAGTTGGTATTATTGTAGAGAGGGAAAGTGAAGAAGTTGCATTACTTGTTGATTCAATAATCGATCAACAGGAAATAGTGATAAAACCACTGGGAAGTGTTTTGTCAAAAGTTAAAGGATTTATCGGGGTTACAATTCTAGGGGATGGGAGGGTCATACCGATCCTGGATGTATCAGCGCTAGTAGGAGGAGATATAGATGCCTGA
- a CDS encoding chemotaxis response regulator protein-glutamate methylesterase, with translation MIKTLVVDDSALMRRAARDMLESASDIEVIGIAKNGKEAVEKANKLKPEVIVMDVNMPIMDGLAAVEAIMDTTPIPIIMFSSLTKKGSREALEALRLGAIDFITKPSGLQEVAEIESELISKVRSIHNSNPNIIRLLNLKKFKGEVINGNWNCPEMQNIGVLIGSSTGGPSSLEQIIPRLPGNLPASVFVVQHMPEGNFCSQLAARLNTLSELEVKEAENNEKVENGVAYIAPGGYHMQIRKALNVTRIKIIKGEPMHAVMPSVDVTIESFVNVYGKNSIATILTGMGIDGASGFKKIKESNGSTIACSEDTCVIFGMPKAAIEAGAIDVVKPIFEIPEEIVRMLEVKCNGN, from the coding sequence ATGATCAAAACCCTTGTTGTTGATGATTCTGCCTTAATGAGAAGGGCAGCAAGAGACATGCTTGAGAGTGCTAGCGATATAGAAGTTATCGGGATTGCAAAAAATGGCAAAGAAGCTGTAGAAAAAGCGAATAAGCTAAAGCCGGAAGTTATAGTAATGGATGTTAATATGCCCATCATGGATGGGCTGGCAGCCGTTGAAGCTATAATGGATACAACTCCGATACCGATTATAATGTTTAGCTCTCTCACTAAAAAGGGTTCTAGAGAAGCTCTGGAAGCTTTGAGACTTGGTGCGATCGATTTTATAACAAAGCCCAGTGGCTTACAAGAAGTAGCTGAGATCGAAAGCGAGCTAATATCAAAAGTTCGTAGCATCCACAATTCAAATCCAAATATTATAAGACTACTTAACCTGAAAAAATTCAAAGGTGAGGTAATAAATGGAAACTGGAATTGCCCGGAGATGCAAAATATAGGAGTACTTATTGGTTCTTCAACAGGCGGTCCTTCTTCTCTTGAGCAAATAATTCCAAGATTGCCAGGTAATCTCCCTGCATCGGTTTTTGTAGTCCAGCATATGCCAGAAGGAAATTTTTGCAGTCAGCTAGCTGCGAGATTGAATACCTTATCAGAACTTGAAGTAAAAGAAGCTGAAAATAATGAGAAAGTGGAAAATGGAGTTGCTTACATCGCCCCTGGCGGCTATCACATGCAAATTCGAAAAGCTTTGAATGTAACCAGAATAAAGATCATAAAAGGTGAACCGATGCATGCTGTAATGCCTTCTGTCGATGTAACGATTGAAAGCTTTGTAAATGTGTATGGGAAAAATTCAATCGCCACAATACTTACGGGAATGGGGATCGATGGAGCATCCGGATTCAAAAAAATAAAAGAATCAAATGGATCTACCATAGCATGCAGCGAAGACACCTGCGTTATTTTTGGGATGCCAAAAGCTGCAATCGAAGCCGGAGCAATTGACGTTGTAAAACCTATTTTTGAAATACCTGAAGAAATTGTTAGGATGTTAGAGGTGAAATGCAATGGAAACTGA